GCACCGGTGGGGTCGTGTTCACCGTTGCCGAGGTACTTGTACCAGTAGAGGTCTCCGTTCGGTTCCACCGCGTACAGGGCCACGCCGAAACCACCATGGTCGTCAGGCCCGCCGACGATCCGCGTGAATCGCGTCCACCCTCGTCCGATGATGTTGCGGGAGTTGGGATGCCAGCCCGTTCCGCCACTGGGATCGTGGGTACCGTCCCCGTGGTACGAGTACCATCGCAGGTCGCCGTTCCGTTCGACGCCGAACAGCGCACCCGAGGCCGCGGTCAGGATCGCGAAGTTCTGCCAACCGTTCCCGATGGTGTTCCCGGAGTTGGCCGCCCAGCCGGTGTTGCCCGACCGGTCCTCTTTGCCGTCGCCGACGTAGCGATACCAGCGGAGGTCACCGTTCCGCTCGACGCCATAGAGGGTGCTGGCGGGGTCGTTCGCGATCCGCCCGGCCCGCGGTGTGCACACGAGATCCACGAATCCGTGCCATCCGTTGCCGATCACGTTGCGTGAGTTCGCATCCCATCCGCGCGAACCCGCCGGATCCTGGACGCCATCGCCGGCATCGTACTGATACCAGCGGAGATCGCCGTTCTGTTCGACCGCGAACAGGATGCCGTCGCCGCCACCACGTAGGTACTTGAACCCGGCCCAGCCGTTGCCGATCACGTTCCGCGAGTTGGGCGCCCAGTCGGCGCTGCTCTGGCCGTTGAGTCCGGAACCGTTATAGCGATACCAGTGCAGGTCGCCGTTGGCGGCGACACCGAACAGCTCGCCCACGCGGGGCAGCCCGCTGTCGACGGGTACGGTTCCGGCACCTCCGCAGGTCAAATGTGTGAACGTCATGATGCACTCCTCGGTCAGAGATCTGTTGACGTTCTCAGCGTGCGCCGCCCTGGCCGCGCACAGGAGCGTAGCCGTCTACCTGTCTCGCTCGCTCGACCGTCGCCTCCGATGAGTAGCCTGCGCAGTTGAGCAGAACGGGGCGGTTGGCCTGAGCCAACCGCCCCGATGACGTAGGTCGCCGATCAGCCCCGCGCGGACTCCAGCGCCTCGTTGAAGGTCTTGCTGGGCCGCATGACGGCCGCGGTCAGTTCCGGATCCGGGAAGTAGTACCCGCCGATGTCCACCGCGTCACCCTGCGCGTCGTTCAACTCCTGCACGATGGCAGCTTCGTTCTCGGCCAGGGTCTCGGCCAGCGCCGCGAAGCGCTTCTTCAGCTCGTCGTCGTCGGACTGTGCCGCCAACTCCTGCGCCCAGTACATCGCCAGATAGAACTGGCTGCCCCGGTTGTCGAGCTCGCCGGTGCTGCGCGACGGCCCCTTGTCGTTCTCCAACAGCTTGCCGGTGGCCGCGTCGAGGGTCTTGGCCAGGATCACCGACCGCTGGTCACCGGTCTTCTTGCCGAGTTCCTCGAGACTGACGGCCAGGGCGAGGAACTCACCGAGCGAATCCCATCGCAGGTGATTCTCCTCGATGAGCTGCTTGACGTGCTTCGGCGCCGACCCACCCGCGCCGGTCTCGTACAGACCACCACCGGCCATCAGCGGCACGATGGACAGCATCTTGGCACTGGTGCCGAGTTCGAGGATGGGGAAGAGGTCGGTGAGGTAATCACGGAGGATGTTGCCGGTCGCCGAGATGGTGTCCATGCCGCGGATGAGCCGTTCCATCGTGTACCGGATCGCCCGGACCTGCGACATGATCTGGATGTCGAGGCCGTCGGTGTCGTGATCCTTCAGGTACTTGTGCACCTTGGCGATCAACTCGTTCTCGTGCGGGCGGTAGGGGTCGAGCCAGAACACCACGGGCATCCCCGAATCGCGGGAACGCGTGACCGCCAGCTTGACCCAGTCCTGGATCGGCGCATCCTTCACGATGCACAAGCGCCAGATGTCGCCCTCCTCGACGTCCTGGCTGAGCAGCACCTCACCCGTCGCCAGGTCGACGATGTTGGCGACCCCGCCCTCGGGAACCTCGAAGGTCTTGTCGTGCGAGCCGTACTCCTCGGCCTTCTGCGCCATGAGTCCGACGTTGGGCACGGTTCCCATCGTGGTCGGATCGAACGCCCCGTTGGTCTTACAGAAGTTGATCATCTCCTGATAGATGCGGGAGAACGTCGACTCGGGATTGACTGCCTTGGTGTCCTTGAGCCGACCGTCCGCGCCGTACATCTTGCCGCCCGCGCGGATCATCGCGGGCATCGACGCGTCGACGATGACGTCGCTGGGGGAGTGGAAGTTCGAGATACCGCGTGCGGAGTCCACCATGGCCAGCTCGGGCCGGTGCTCGTGGCACTTGTGGAGGTCGTCGACGATCTCCTCGCGCTGCGCGCTCGGCAGCGACTCGATCTTGCTGTAGAGGTCGGACAGTCCGTTGTTGACATTCACGCCGAGTTCGTCGAACAACTCGCCATGCTTGGCGAAGGCATCCTTGTAGAAGACCTTCACGGCGTGACCGAAGACGATCGGATGCGATACCCGCATCATGGTCGCCTTGACGTGCAGGGAGAACATGACGCCGGTCTTGTACGCGTCTTCGATCTGCTCTTCGTAGAACTCGACGAGCGCCTTCTTGCTCATGAACATGCTGTCGATGACGTCGCCGTCGGTCAGCGAGACCTTCGGCTTGAGGACGCGTGTCTCGCCGCTCGCACCGACCAGTTCCATCTTGACCTCGCGGTCGCCGTCGACCGTCATCGACTTCTCACCGTGATAGAAGTCGCCCTCTGTCATGTGGGCGACGTGCGTGCGCGAAGCCATCGACCACGTGCCCATGCTGTGCGGGTGTTTGCGCGCGTAGGCCTTGACGGCCTTGGGGGCGCGACGATCGGAGTTGCCCTCACGCAGAACCGGATTCACCGCACTGCCGAGGCACTTGGTGTACCGATCCCGGATCTCCTTCTCCTCGTCGGTCTTGGGGCTCCCGGGGAAGTCCGGGATCGCGTAGCCCTTGCCCTGGAGCTCCTTGATGGCCGCCAGCAATTGCGGCACGGAGGCGCTGATGTTCGGCAGCTTGATGATGTTGGTGTCGGGATCCTGCGTCAGCCGGCCCAGCTCCGCGAGGTTGTCCGGCACACGCTGCTCCTCGGTCAGGTGGTCGGAGAACTCGGCGAGGATGCGCGCGGCGACGGAGATGTCACTGGTCTCGACGTTGATGTCGGCAGCATCCGCAAAAGCACGTATGACCGGTAGGAAGGCCTGCGTGGCGAGCATGGGCGCCTCGTCGGTCAGGGTGTAGATGAT
This sequence is a window from Gordonia insulae. Protein-coding genes within it:
- a CDS encoding tachylectin-related carbohydrate-binding protein; this encodes MTFTHLTCGGAGTVPVDSGLPRVGELFGVAANGDLHWYRYNGSGLNGQSSADWAPNSRNVIGNGWAGFKYLRGGGDGILFAVEQNGDLRWYQYDAGDGVQDPAGSRGWDANSRNVIGNGWHGFVDLVCTPRAGRIANDPASTLYGVERNGDLRWYRYVGDGKEDRSGNTGWAANSGNTIGNGWQNFAILTAASGALFGVERNGDLRWYSYHGDGTHDPSGGTGWHPNSRNIIGRGWTRFTRIVGGPDDHGGFGVALYAVEPNGDLYWYKYLGNGEHDPTGATGWHPRSGTQIGRGW
- a CDS encoding NADP-dependent isocitrate dehydrogenase; protein product: MNAKQPTIIYTLTDEAPMLATQAFLPVIRAFADAADINVETSDISVAARILAEFSDHLTEEQRVPDNLAELGRLTQDPDTNIIKLPNISASVPQLLAAIKELQGKGYAIPDFPGSPKTDEEKEIRDRYTKCLGSAVNPVLREGNSDRRAPKAVKAYARKHPHSMGTWSMASRTHVAHMTEGDFYHGEKSMTVDGDREVKMELVGASGETRVLKPKVSLTDGDVIDSMFMSKKALVEFYEEQIEDAYKTGVMFSLHVKATMMRVSHPIVFGHAVKVFYKDAFAKHGELFDELGVNVNNGLSDLYSKIESLPSAQREEIVDDLHKCHEHRPELAMVDSARGISNFHSPSDVIVDASMPAMIRAGGKMYGADGRLKDTKAVNPESTFSRIYQEMINFCKTNGAFDPTTMGTVPNVGLMAQKAEEYGSHDKTFEVPEGGVANIVDLATGEVLLSQDVEEGDIWRLCIVKDAPIQDWVKLAVTRSRDSGMPVVFWLDPYRPHENELIAKVHKYLKDHDTDGLDIQIMSQVRAIRYTMERLIRGMDTISATGNILRDYLTDLFPILELGTSAKMLSIVPLMAGGGLYETGAGGSAPKHVKQLIEENHLRWDSLGEFLALAVSLEELGKKTGDQRSVILAKTLDAATGKLLENDKGPSRSTGELDNRGSQFYLAMYWAQELAAQSDDDELKKRFAALAETLAENEAAIVQELNDAQGDAVDIGGYYFPDPELTAAVMRPSKTFNEALESARG